The genomic DNA CACGGTGACGCCCAGCCCCGACTGGGCGGTGACCGTCGAGGGGCCCTACGCGGATCTCGTGCCGGTCGATCAGGGCAATCTCGTGCTGCGCGCGGCGCGGATCTACGCCGAGCAGGTGGGGGTGGATGAGGACGAGCCGCACTGCCACTTCCACATCGACAAGGAGATCCCGGTGGCAGGGGGGATGGCCGGTGGCTCCGCGGACGCCGCGGCCGCGCTGCTGGCCATGGACACCTTCTTCGGGATGAACGGGGACCGCGACACGATCGAGTTCCTCGCCAGCGAGCTGGGCAGCGACGTGAACTTCGCGCTGGTCGGCGGGACGGCGATCGGATCGGGGCGGGGTGAGCAGGTGGCGCCGGTGCTGGGCCGCGGGAAGTATCACTGGGTGCTCGTCCCCAGTGACGAGGGACTGTCGACGCCGCGGGTGTTCGCCGAGCTGGACCGCCTTCGCGCGGAGCGCGGTGACACCGACGTGGCGGCCCCGCAGCCGACCCCCGCCATGATGCAGGCGCTGCGGTCCGGTGACGTCGACGCGCTGGGGGCGGCGCTGCACAACGACCTGCAGGAGGCCGCCTTTTCGCTTCAGCCGCGGCTGCGGGACGTGCTGGCGGCGGGGCTGGAGTACGGCGCGAAGGGCGGCATCGTCTCGGGCTCTGGCCCGACCGTCGCCTTCCTCGTGGACGGCCCCGAGGGCCAACTGGACCTGGCCGTGGCGCTGACGGCATCCGGCGTGGCCGGGGACGTGAAGCGCGCCACCGGGCCGGTGCACGGCGCCCACTTCGTGACGACCCCCCGCGGCCGCTGATCGGCTGGGACATGCGCAAGCGTCGGGTGGCGTTCTTCATCGCGATCCTGGTGGTGCTGCTGGTCGCCGGGGTTTCGGTTGCCTATCGCACGGCGTACGGCGTGTGGTGGTCCGAACCGGACCGCTTCGAGGACTGCGACCGGACGTACCACCGGGGCACCGGCGATCCGCTCACGTTCGACGCCGTCCGCGCGATGTCGAGCCAGACCGCGCTACCCAGGGACGCTCCTTACCCGTTGCAGCAGGTCGGCACGGCACCGCCCCTGGTCGGCGGCCGACTCCTGGCCGCGGTCACCCCTGAGCAGCGGCGGCGCGAGCTTCATGTGCCCTGCGCGATGGTGGTCTTCCGGCAGATCGGGGAGGACTCCTACCGGGTGTACGTCATCAGCGGCGGCCCGTGACGCCGAGTGCCGCCCGGCGGGCCGGGCACTCGCAACGGGGTCGACGGCCCGCCGCCGTCGTGATCTACCCGGTGTCGTGAGTCTCGCCGTGGTGTTGTCTTCACCTAAGACTTCTTGAATAATGGAAGAGTTATGCGATCTTCCCCCCCTCCGCTGCTGCCCATCCTGCGCTCGCGAGTGCAGGGGGAAATCCTCGCGCAGACGTACTTGCATCCCGACGACGAGTACAGCATCACCGATCTCGCCCGCCTCGTCGATGCCTCCACCAAGGCCGTCCAGCAGGAGGTGGACCGTTTAGTCCGGAACGGCTACCTCCTCGACCGCAAGCTCGGGACCTTGCGGCTAGTCCGGGCCGCCCCTGACACGCCGATCGTCCGACCGCTCACGGATCTCCTCGCCGTGACCTACGGGCCACTTCCGGTCGTCACGAAACTGCTCGTCGGCGTGGGTGGAATTCGCCGGGCCTTCATCTACGGGTCCTGGGCGGCGCGCTACCACGGCGAACCAGGCCCGGTCCCTGTCGACGTCGACGTCCTGGTCGTAGGGGAAGCGGACGTGGACGAGCTCGATCATGCGGCAGCGCAGGCGGAACGCGTCTTGCGTCGCGAGGTGAACGTGCGCCGTGTTCGCCCCGAGGTCTGGTCGGCCGGCGAGGACCCCTTTCTCCGCACCGTGCGGGAACGGCCACTGGTGGAACTCACGCTCGGCGACGCCCCAGCGCCACACCCGAAGGAATCGACATGAGGTGGGCCCAGGGGCGCGCCGACATCGAGCGAATGCTCGCCGATGGTGAGCTTGGGCGCGTCGCTGCGAGTCGCGAACACGCGGAGCGGCTGCTGGGCCAAGCCCGTCGCCACCTCGAAGCAGCGGAGCTCACCTGCGAGCTGGATCCTGAGGGGTCCTACGGCATGCTGTACGACGCGAGTCGCAAAGCGCTCTGGGCGACGCTGGCGAATCAGGGCCTACGCCCCACGACGAGGGGCGGGCACCTGGCGGTGTATCACGCGGTGATGGCGCAGCTGGACCCACCGCTTGGTGCCCAATTGCGCCCCTTCGACCGGATGCGTCGGCGTCGCCACGAGGTCGAGTACCCGGAGATCGACACGCCGGAGGTCGTGCCCCAGGACGTGCGCGATGACGTCCCCAAGGTCCGGGTCATCCTCGACATCGCGACGCGCGTGCTCGACTCCATGGGCGTGTTCTAGGCGTTCGTTCCCCGGACCACCGCTTGCCCCGCCACCATCGAAGCGAAGGACCCATGGCCAACCTCATCTCCGTCGAGAAGGCGGACTTGTCCCTCGGCACGACCCATCTGCTCGACGAGGTGTCTCTGGGCGTGCTCACCGGGGATCGGATCGGGGTCGTGGGCCGCAACGGCGGCGGCAAGTCCACCCTGCTCCGGGTACTCGCCGGGCGGCAGGACATCGACACCGGCCGGATCGCGCGTACGAGCGGGCTGACGCTGGGCATGCTCGGCCAGGTCGACGAGCTGGACCCCGAGGCGACGGTGCGCCAGGCCGTCCTGGGCAACCGCGCCGAACACGAGTGGGCTGCCGACCAGCGGATCCGCGCCGTGCTGGAGGGGCTGCTGGGTGGCGTCGACGGGTCCGGGCTGGGGGGTGCGACTGGGCTTGATGCGCTGGTCGGGCCGATGTCGGGCGGCGAGCGGCGCCGGGTCGCGCTCGCCGCGCTGCTGGTCGCCGACCCCGACGTGCTGCTGCTGGACGAGCCGACCAACCACCTCGACGTCGAGGGCGTGGCCTGGCTCGCGGCGTACCTCACCACCACCCGCACCCGACCCGACGCCGCGCTGGTCGTCGTCACGCACGACCGGTGGTTCCTCGACGCGGTGGCGACGCTGACATGGGAGGTGCTCGACGGACGGGTCGAGTCCTACGACGGGGGCTACGCTGCGTATGTGCTGTCCAAGGCCGAGCGCGCCCGCATCGCGGCGGTCACGGCCGAACGCCGGGACAACCTGCTGCGCAAGGAGCTGGCGTGGCTGCGCCGCGGCGCTCCCGCCCGAACCAGCAAGCCGAAGTTCCGCATCGAGGCCGCCAGCGCGTTGATCGCGGACGAGCCGCCGCCGCGCGACGAGGTCGCCCTCACGAGCTTCGCCACTCGCCGCCTCGGTAAGGACGTCATCGACCTGCTGGACGCGACGGTCCGGCTCGGGGCGCGGACCATCCTGGACCGGGTGACCTGGCGGCTGGCGCCCGGCGATCGGGTCGGCATCGTTGGCGTCAACGGGGCGGGGAAGTCGACGCTGCTGCGCGCCTTCCTGGGCGAGGTGCCGCTTGCTGCGGGCAAGCGCAAGGTGGGCACGACCGTCGCCACGGCGTACCTCTCCCAGGAGGTCGCCGAACTGGACCGCCTGGCCGACACGCGGGTCATCGACGCCATCACCGAGATCCGCAGCCACGTCGCGCTCGGCAAGGGCGAGATCAGCGCGAGCCAGCTGGCCCAGCGGCTCGGGTTCACGGGCTTGCGGCAGCAAGCACGGGTCGGCGAGCTGTCGGGCGGCGAGCGGCGCCGGCTGCAGTTCGTGCGGCTGATGATGACCGAGCCCAACGTGCTCGTGCTCGACGAGCCCACCAACGACCTCGACATCGAGACGCTGACCTCGATGGAGGACGTGCTCGACGGGTGGGCGGGGACGCTGCTCGTGGTGAGCCACGACCGGTACCTCCTGGAGCGCATGTGCGACCGCCAGGTCGCGCTGCTCGGGGACGGGCGGGTCCGGGACCTGCCGGGGGGCGTCGATCAGTACCTGGAGTTGCGCGCGATCACCCTCGCCGATGCCGCGCGCAGCGGCGCCGGCGCGGCTGGTGGTGCCGGCGGAGGGGGCGGTGCCGGTACGTCGGGCGGCGGGCCCGGCGGCGGTACGTCGGGTGCTGCCGGCGTCGCGACGTACACCCCGGCCCAGACCCGGGAGGCGCGCAAGGAGCTGAACCGGATCGACCGGCAGCTGACCAAGCTGGCCGCGGCGGAGGAGAAGCTGCACGCGCAGATGGTGGCGAAGGCGACCGATCACGCGGCGGTGCTGGCGCTCAACGACCAACTACGGGCGATCGTCGACGAGCGCGAGGAGCTGGAGCTGGCCTGGCTGGAGGCGGCGGAGATCGCCGAGCCGTGACTCGCCCCCGCGCCGCCCGGGACAGCCGGTGGATCGGCCCTGGTCAGTTCTCGAAGCGGATCATGAGCCGCGCGAGGAGGTCCGCGAGCTGGCTCCGCTCGGAGTCGTCGAGATTCTCGAGCAGCCCGCGTTCGCGCGCCAGCAGCGCCTTCAGGGCGTCCTCCGACAGGCGCCGGCCCGTCGCGGTCAGCCGCACCCGCACGCCGCGGCGGTCGTCGGGATCGGGGAGCCGCTCCACCAGTCCGCGGCGGGCCAGTCGATCGACGCGGTTGGTCATCGTCCCGCTCGTCGAGAGCGTCTGCTTGACGAGGTCACCGGGGGAGAGCTCGTACGGCGCCCCGGCGCGGCGCAGCGCTGAGATGACGTCGAACTCCCAGACCTCCAGGCCGTGCTCGGCGAACGCCGTACGGCGGGCAAGATCGAGGTGGCGCGCGAGGCGAGTCAGCCGGGAGAGGACCCGTAGTGGCTCGACATCGAGTCCGGGCACCTCGTGCTGCCAGGCCGCGACGATCAGGTCGACCTCGTCCCGAGTGTCTCTGCTCGTCGCCTGGGCCGCCATGTCCTCAAGGGTAACCACGGATCTCTTGACATCGAGGCGTCCCGTCTCCCACGATGCCGAGTATCTCGATATCAAGATAAACGCGTCCGCCGACCGAGAGGGGTCACCACATGCCGAGTTGGGATGCCGCGGAGTACGCCCGCCTCGCCAGCGAACGCGCCCGGCCCTTCGCGGACCTGCTCGCGCGCGTCCCCGCCGAGGCGCCGCGCCTGGTGGTCGACCTCGGCTGCGGGGACGGCGCCCGTACGTTGGAACTGGCCGCGCGGTGGCCGGACGCGCGCATCCTCGGCATCGACTCCTCCGCCGCCATGCTGGCCCGGGCCGCCGACCGCGATCCGACCGGCCGCGTGAGCCGGGTCGAGGCCGACCTGGCCGCCCCGTGGCCCGCGCGGCCGTGCGCGACGCCGCTCGCCACCGGGCGATCCCCGCAACATCCAGCCCCTCTGGCCCGGACGTCATCGTCGCCGCGGCCAGCCTGCAATGGGTGCCCGACCATGTGGCCGTGGCCCGGCGCTGGATCGAGGCCTTGGCGCCGGGCGGGTGGTTCGCCCTGCAGGTCCCCGGCAATCACGACGCCCCGAGTCACGCCCTCATGCGCCGTACCGCCGCAGCCCACCGGCGGGCGAGCGCGTTGCTCCCGCTGCTCCTCGGCCGCGAGTCGGTGCGCGATCCCGCGGCGTACGTCGAGGCGTTCTGGGCGCCCGGACGCCAGGTGGAGGCATGGGAGACGACGTACCTGCACCTCCTCGACCCCGACGGCGAGCGAGAGGACCCGGTGCTGGACTGGGTGACCGGCACGGGCCTGCGGCCTGTCCTCGACACCCTCACCGAGGCAGGGGAGCGCGAGGCCTTCCTCACGCCGTACCGGCAGGCGCTCCGCGCGACCTACCCGCGCACCCCCGCCGGCGTGCCGCTGCCCTTCCGCCGGGTGTTCTGCGTCGTTCGCGCCGCCGCCGAGCGGACCACTGACGCGCTGGCGACCATCGGTTGACGGCGGCGGACGGCCGGCCTGACGGCGGGGCCGTCCCGAACGCGGCCCAGGGCCGATTACCCTAGAGCCGAGCGCGGCGGCCGCACGGCCGCAGCGCCCTTCCCCGGTTGGTCTGCTGGTAGGGCCCGCCTGACTTTGAATCAGGATTAGCGACGTTGGTTCGATTCCAACCCGGGGAACCGCCACAACCGCGGGCCCACGGCGATTCGTGAGCGCCCGACAAGGTGAGGTCGCCCGCATGGCCGCCGGGGACTGGCCGTCGTGCGGCGGCGGTAACATATCCTCCGGTGCCGGCAAGCCCGGCCGGTCGCGGCAGCGTCGCCCGGCCCGCTTCCTCGACAGCGCCCAGCGCATTCGTCCGAAGCCATCCGCCGCCCCCGTCGCCGACCTCCGGAGCGCCTCGTGACCCGTCCCGCAGCCGTCATCATCCTCGCCGCGGGCGAGGGTACCCGGATGAAGTCGGCGATCCCCAAAGTCCTGCACGCGATCGGCGGTCGGTCGTTGCTCGGCCACGCCATCGAGGCCGCCCGCGGGCTGAACCCCGAGCACCTGGCGGTCGTCGTTCGCCACGAGCGGGACCGGGTCGCGGCGCACGTCGCGCAGGTCGCCCCGGACGCGGTCATCGCCGATCAGGACGAGGTCAAGGGCACCGGCCGGGCCGCCGAGTGCGGGCTCGACGCCCTGCCGACCGCGCTGTCAGGGACGGTGCTGGTGACGTACGGCGACGTGCCCCTCCTCGCCTCGGCGACCCTCGCCGCGATGGTCGCCGAGCACGAGGCCCACGCCTGCGCGGCCACCGTCATCACCGCGCACGTCCCCGACCCCACGGGTTACGGCCGGATCCTGCGCGACGCCGACGGCGCCGTGGCCGGGATCGTCGAGCAGAAGGACGCGACGCCGCAGCAGCGCGAGATCACCGAGATCAACTCGGGGATCTACGCGTTCGACGGCGCCCTGCTGCGCGACGCGCTCGCTCAGGTGGGCACCGACAACGCGCAGGGCGAGAAGTACCTCACCGACGTCCTCGGCATCGCCCGCGCCCGCGGCCTCGGGCTGCGCGCGCATCTGATCGACGACTTGTGGCAGACCGAGGGCGTCAACGACCGGGTCCAACTGGCCCGGCTGGGCGCCGAAC from Austwickia sp. includes the following:
- a CDS encoding 4-(cytidine 5'-diphospho)-2-C-methyl-D-erythritol kinase, producing MTGAPPASLTVRVPAKINLELVVGPLRADGYHDLATIFHAVSLYDELTVTPSPDWAVTVEGPYADLVPVDQGNLVLRAARIYAEQVGVDEDEPHCHFHIDKEIPVAGGMAGGSADAAAALLAMDTFFGMNGDRDTIEFLASELGSDVNFALVGGTAIGSGRGEQVAPVLGRGKYHWVLVPSDEGLSTPRVFAELDRLRAERGDTDVAAPQPTPAMMQALRSGDVDALGAALHNDLQEAAFSLQPRLRDVLAAGLEYGAKGGIVSGSGPTVAFLVDGPEGQLDLAVALTASGVAGDVKRATGPVHGAHFVTTPRGR
- a CDS encoding winged helix-turn-helix transcriptional regulator; the encoded protein is MRSSPPPLLPILRSRVQGEILAQTYLHPDDEYSITDLARLVDASTKAVQQEVDRLVRNGYLLDRKLGTLRLVRAAPDTPIVRPLTDLLAVTYGPLPVVTKLLVGVGGIRRAFIYGSWAARYHGEPGPVPVDVDVLVVGEADVDELDHAAAQAERVLRREVNVRRVRPEVWSAGEDPFLRTVRERPLVELTLGDAPAPHPKEST
- a CDS encoding MarR family transcriptional regulator, whose translation is MAAQATSRDTRDEVDLIVAAWQHEVPGLDVEPLRVLSRLTRLARHLDLARRTAFAEHGLEVWEFDVISALRRAGAPYELSPGDLVKQTLSTSGTMTNRVDRLARRGLVERLPDPDDRRGVRVRLTATGRRLSEDALKALLARERGLLENLDDSERSQLADLLARLMIRFEN
- a CDS encoding ABC-F family ATP-binding cassette domain-containing protein, which gives rise to MANLISVEKADLSLGTTHLLDEVSLGVLTGDRIGVVGRNGGGKSTLLRVLAGRQDIDTGRIARTSGLTLGMLGQVDELDPEATVRQAVLGNRAEHEWAADQRIRAVLEGLLGGVDGSGLGGATGLDALVGPMSGGERRRVALAALLVADPDVLLLDEPTNHLDVEGVAWLAAYLTTTRTRPDAALVVVTHDRWFLDAVATLTWEVLDGRVESYDGGYAAYVLSKAERARIAAVTAERRDNLLRKELAWLRRGAPARTSKPKFRIEAASALIADEPPPRDEVALTSFATRRLGKDVIDLLDATVRLGARTILDRVTWRLAPGDRVGIVGVNGAGKSTLLRAFLGEVPLAAGKRKVGTTVATAYLSQEVAELDRLADTRVIDAITEIRSHVALGKGEISASQLAQRLGFTGLRQQARVGELSGGERRRLQFVRLMMTEPNVLVLDEPTNDLDIETLTSMEDVLDGWAGTLLVVSHDRYLLERMCDRQVALLGDGRVRDLPGGVDQYLELRAITLADAARSGAGAAGGAGGGGGAGTSGGGPGGGTSGAAGVATYTPAQTREARKELNRIDRQLTKLAAAEEKLHAQMVAKATDHAAVLALNDQLRAIVDEREELELAWLEAAEIAEP
- the glmU gene encoding bifunctional UDP-N-acetylglucosamine diphosphorylase/glucosamine-1-phosphate N-acetyltransferase GlmU, with amino-acid sequence MTRPAAVIILAAGEGTRMKSAIPKVLHAIGGRSLLGHAIEAARGLNPEHLAVVVRHERDRVAAHVAQVAPDAVIADQDEVKGTGRAAECGLDALPTALSGTVLVTYGDVPLLASATLAAMVAEHEAHACAATVITAHVPDPTGYGRILRDADGAVAGIVEQKDATPQQREITEINSGIYAFDGALLRDALAQVGTDNAQGEKYLTDVLGIARARGLGLRAHLIDDLWQTEGVNDRVQLARLGAELNRRVVEGHMRAGVTVVDPNTTWIDTDVTIGRDTLIQPNCQLLGATTIGAEARIGPDCTLESCEVGDGAEVRRAEAHHAVIGTGATVGPYSYLRPGTVLDAKGKIGGFVETKNAHIGEGAKLPHLTYCGDAEIGAGANIGAGTIFANYDGVAKHLTQIGRHSFVGSQSVLVAPVSVADGAYVAAGSVVTDPVEPGQIAVARQRQRNVDGWVARRRAGTPTAAAAQTGDAETGAGTAGAGEENAK